In Lucilia cuprina isolate Lc7/37 unplaced genomic scaffold, ASM2204524v1 Scaffold_8084, whole genome shotgun sequence, the following are encoded in one genomic region:
- the LOC124421255 gene encoding upstream-binding protein 1-like produces MSKEDLIQICGLADGIRMFNILRAKAITPRLTFYVSLDGNNFNAVYLISNTSKELSQKLFKLPGFYEIIAKSSTHNGGPVPATGGGNNSLMDNSTPFHAWGMHSKYSGSGSNIFNDVNNKSLIYVTGPAGIHVAVTDEVLNNEIRDGSLYGLEVQNGKVIMKLINKNEN; encoded by the exons ATGTCTAAAGAGGATTTAATTCAAATCTGTGGTCTTGCCGATGGCATACGCATGTTTAACATTTTACGAGCCAA AGCCATAACACCACGTTTAACTTTCTACGTCAGTTTAGATGGGAATAATTTTAATGCCGTATATCTTATATCAAATACATCTAAAGAActatcacaaaaactttttaaacttccaggattttatgaaattatagcCAAAAGTTCAACACACAATGGCGGTCCTGTGCCCGCTACTGGCGGCGGTAACAACTCCCTGATGGACAATTCAACACCATTTCATGCATGGGGTATGCATTCGAAATATTCGGGAAGTGGTTCAAATATATTCAATGATGtcaataataaaagtttaatttatgttACCGGTCCCGCTGGTATACATGTCGCCGTTACCGATgaagttttaaataatgaaatacgTGATGGTAGTTTATATGGTCTAGAAGTACAAAATGGAAAAGTTATTATgaaattaatcaataaaaatgaaaattag